One window from the genome of Trabulsiella odontotermitis encodes:
- a CDS encoding propanediol/glycerol family dehydratase medium subunit encodes MQQTTQIQPSFTLKTREGGVASADERADEVVIGVGPAFDKHQHHTLIDMPHGAILKELIAGVEEEGLHARVVRILRTSDVSFMAWDAANLSGSGIGIGIQSKGTTVIHQRDLLPLSNLELFSQAPLLTLETYRQIGKNAARYARKESPSPVPVVNDQMVRPKFMAKAALFHIKETKHVVQDAEPVTLHVDLVRE; translated from the coding sequence GTGCAACAGACAACCCAAATTCAGCCCTCTTTTACCCTGAAAACCCGCGAGGGCGGGGTAGCTTCTGCCGATGAACGCGCCGATGAAGTGGTGATCGGCGTCGGCCCTGCCTTCGATAAACACCAGCATCACACTCTGATCGATATGCCCCATGGCGCGATCCTCAAAGAGCTGATTGCCGGGGTGGAAGAAGAGGGGCTTCACGCCCGGGTGGTGCGCATTCTGCGCACGTCCGACGTCTCCTTTATGGCCTGGGATGCTGCCAACCTGAGCGGCTCGGGGATCGGCATCGGTATCCAGTCGAAGGGGACCACGGTCATCCATCAGCGCGATCTGCTGCCGCTCAGCAACCTGGAGCTGTTCTCCCAGGCGCCGCTGCTGACGCTGGAAACCTACCGGCAGATTGGCAAAAACGCCGCGCGCTATGCGCGCAAAGAGTCACCTTCGCCGGTGCCGGTGGTGAACGATCAGATGGTGCGGCCGAAATTTATGGCCAAAGCCGCGCTATTTCATATCAAAGAGACCAAACATGTGGTGCAGGACGCCGAGCCCGTCACCCTGCACGTCGACTTAGTAAG
- a CDS encoding propanediol/glycerol family dehydratase large subunit: protein MKRSKRFAVLAQRPVNQDGLIGEWPEEGLIAMDSPFDPVSSVKVDNGLIVELDGKRRDQFDMIDRFIADYAINVERTEQAMRLEAVEIARMLVDIHVSREEIIAITTAITPAKAVEVMAQMNVVEMMMALQKMRARRTPSNQCHVTNLKDNPVQIAADAAEAGIRGFSEQETTVGIARYAPFNALALLVGSQCGRPGVLTQCSVEEATELELGMRGLTSYAETVSVYGTEAVFTDGDDTPWSKAFLASAYASRGLKMRYTSGTGSEALMGYSESKSMLYLESRCIFITKGAGVQGLQNGAVSCIGMTGAVPSGIRAVLAENLIASMLDLEVASANDQTFSHSDIRRTARTLMQMLPGTDFIFSGYSAVPNYDNMFAGSNFDAEDFDDYNILQRDLMVDGGLRPVTEAETIAIRQKAARAIQAVFRELGLPPIADEEVEAATYAHGSNEMPPRNVVEDLSAVEEMMKRNITGLDIVGALSRSGFEDIASNILNMLRQRVTGDYLQTSAILDRQFEVVSAVNDINDYQGPGTGYRISAERWAEIKNIPGVVQPDTIE, encoded by the coding sequence ATGAAAAGATCAAAACGATTTGCAGTACTGGCCCAGCGCCCCGTCAATCAGGACGGGCTGATTGGCGAGTGGCCTGAAGAGGGGCTGATCGCCATGGACAGCCCCTTTGACCCGGTCTCTTCAGTAAAAGTGGACAACGGTCTGATCGTCGAACTGGACGGCAAACGCCGGGACCAGTTTGACATGATCGACCGATTTATCGCCGATTACGCGATCAACGTTGAGCGCACAGAGCAGGCAATGCGCCTGGAGGCGGTGGAAATAGCCCGCATGCTGGTGGATATTCACGTCAGCCGGGAGGAGATCATTGCCATCACTACCGCCATCACGCCGGCCAAAGCGGTCGAGGTGATGGCGCAGATGAACGTGGTGGAGATGATGATGGCGCTGCAGAAGATGCGTGCCCGCCGGACCCCCTCCAACCAGTGCCACGTCACCAATCTCAAAGATAATCCGGTGCAGATTGCCGCTGACGCCGCCGAGGCCGGGATCCGCGGCTTCTCAGAACAGGAGACCACGGTCGGTATCGCGCGCTATGCGCCGTTTAACGCCCTGGCGCTGTTGGTCGGTTCGCAGTGCGGCCGTCCCGGCGTGTTGACGCAGTGCTCGGTGGAAGAGGCCACCGAGCTGGAGCTGGGCATGCGTGGCTTAACCAGCTACGCCGAGACGGTGTCGGTCTACGGCACTGAAGCGGTATTTACCGACGGCGATGATACTCCGTGGTCAAAGGCGTTCCTCGCCTCGGCCTACGCCTCCCGCGGGTTGAAAATGCGCTACACCTCCGGCACCGGATCCGAAGCGCTGATGGGCTATTCGGAGAGCAAGTCGATGCTCTACCTCGAATCGCGCTGCATCTTCATTACCAAAGGCGCCGGGGTTCAGGGGCTGCAAAACGGCGCGGTGAGCTGTATCGGCATGACCGGCGCTGTGCCGTCGGGCATTCGGGCGGTGCTGGCGGAAAACCTGATCGCCTCTATGCTCGACCTCGAAGTGGCGTCCGCTAACGACCAGACTTTCTCCCACTCGGATATTCGCCGCACCGCGCGCACCCTGATGCAGATGCTGCCGGGCACCGACTTTATTTTCTCCGGCTACAGCGCGGTGCCGAACTACGACAACATGTTCGCCGGCTCGAACTTCGATGCGGAAGATTTTGATGATTACAACATCCTGCAGCGTGACCTGATGGTTGACGGCGGCCTGCGTCCGGTGACCGAGGCGGAAACCATTGCCATTCGCCAGAAAGCGGCGCGGGCGATCCAGGCGGTTTTCCGCGAGCTGGGGCTGCCGCCAATCGCCGACGAGGAGGTGGAGGCCGCCACCTACGCGCACGGTAGCAACGAGATGCCGCCGCGTAACGTGGTGGAGGATCTGAGTGCGGTGGAAGAGATGATGAAGCGCAACATCACCGGCCTCGATATTGTCGGCGCGCTGAGCCGCAGCGGCTTTGAGGATATCGCCAGCAATATTCTCAATATGCTGCGCCAGCGGGTCACCGGCGATTACCTGCAGACCTCGGCCATTCTCGATCGGCAGTTCGAGGTGGTGAGTGCGGTCAACGACATCAATGACTATCAGGGGCCGGGCACCGGCTATCGCATCTCTGCCGAACGCTGGGCGGAGATCAAAAATATTCCGGGCGTGGTTCAGCCCGACACCATTGAATAA
- a CDS encoding GlcG/HbpS family heme-binding protein, translating to MNKSQQVQTITLAAAQQMAAAVEKKATEINVAVVFSVVDRGGNTLLIQRMDEAFVSSCDISLNKAWSACSLKQGTHEITPTVQPGQSLYGLQLTNQQRIIIFGGGLPVIFNEQVIGAVGVSGGTVEQDQLLAQCALDCFSAL from the coding sequence ATGAACAAGAGCCAACAAGTTCAGACAATCACCCTGGCCGCCGCCCAGCAAATGGCGGCGGCGGTGGAAAAAAAAGCCACTGAGATCAACGTGGCGGTGGTGTTTTCCGTGGTTGACCGCGGAGGCAACACGCTGCTTATCCAGCGGATGGACGAGGCCTTCGTCTCCAGCTGCGATATTTCCCTGAATAAAGCCTGGAGCGCCTGCAGCCTGAAGCAAGGTACCCATGAAATTACACCAACGGTCCAGCCAGGACAATCTCTGTACGGTCTGCAGCTTACCAACCAACAGCGAATTATTATTTTTGGCGGCGGCCTGCCAGTTATTTTTAATGAGCAGGTAATTGGCGCCGTCGGCGTTAGCGGCGGTACGGTCGAGCAGGATCAATTATTAGCACAGTGCGCCCTGGATTGTTTTTCCGCATTATAA
- the dhaT gene encoding 1,3-propanediol dehydrogenase, with protein MSYRMFDYLVPNVNFFGPNAISVVGERCQLLGGKKALLVTDKGLRAIKDGAVDKTLHYLREAGIEVAIFDGVEPNPKDTNVRDGLAVFRREQCDIIVTVGGGSPHDCGKGIGIAATHKGDLYQYAGIETLTNPLPPIVAVNTTAGTASEVTRHCVLTNTETKVKFVIVSWRNLPSVSINDPLLMIGKPAALTAATGMDALTHAVEAYISKDANPVTDAAAMQAIRLIARNLRQAVALGSNLQARENMAYASLLAGMAFNNANLGYVHAMAHQLGGLYDMPHGVANAVLLPHVARYNLIANPEKFAEIAELMGENITGLSTLDAAEKAIAAITRLSMDIGIPQHLRDLGVKEADFPYMAEMALKDGNAFSNPRKGNKQEIAAIFRQAF; from the coding sequence ATGAGCTATCGTATGTTTGATTATCTGGTGCCAAACGTTAACTTTTTTGGCCCCAACGCCATTTCCGTAGTCGGCGAACGCTGCCAGCTGCTGGGGGGGAAAAAAGCCCTGCTGGTCACCGACAAAGGCCTGCGGGCAATTAAAGATGGCGCGGTGGACAAAACCCTGCATTATCTGCGGGAGGCCGGGATCGAGGTGGCGATCTTTGACGGCGTCGAGCCGAACCCGAAAGACACCAACGTGCGCGACGGCCTCGCCGTGTTTCGCCGCGAACAGTGCGACATCATCGTCACCGTGGGCGGCGGCAGCCCGCACGATTGCGGCAAAGGCATCGGCATCGCCGCCACCCATAAGGGCGATCTGTACCAGTATGCCGGAATCGAGACCCTGACCAACCCGCTGCCGCCTATCGTCGCGGTCAATACCACCGCCGGCACCGCCAGCGAGGTCACCCGCCACTGCGTCCTGACCAACACCGAAACCAAAGTGAAGTTTGTGATCGTCAGCTGGCGCAACCTGCCGTCGGTCTCTATCAACGATCCGCTGCTGATGATCGGTAAACCGGCCGCCCTGACCGCGGCGACCGGGATGGATGCCCTGACCCACGCCGTAGAGGCCTATATCTCCAAAGACGCTAACCCGGTGACGGACGCCGCCGCCATGCAGGCGATCCGCCTCATCGCCCGCAACCTGCGCCAGGCCGTGGCCCTCGGCAGCAATCTGCAGGCGCGGGAAAACATGGCCTATGCCTCTCTGCTGGCCGGGATGGCTTTCAATAACGCCAACCTCGGCTACGTGCACGCCATGGCGCACCAGCTGGGCGGCCTGTACGACATGCCGCACGGCGTGGCCAACGCTGTCCTGCTGCCGCATGTGGCCCGCTACAACCTGATCGCCAACCCGGAGAAATTCGCCGAGATTGCTGAACTGATGGGCGAAAATATCACCGGACTGTCCACTCTCGACGCGGCGGAAAAAGCCATCGCCGCTATCACGCGTCTGTCGATGGATATCGGTATTCCGCAGCATCTGCGCGATCTGGGAGTAAAAGAGGCCGACTTCCCCTACATGGCTGAGATGGCTCTGAAAGACGGCAATGCGTTCTCGAACCCGCGTAAAGGCAACAAGCAGGAGATTGCCGCGATTTTCCGCCAGGCATTCTGA
- a CDS encoding glycerol dehydratase reactivase beta/small subunit family protein: MSLSPPGVRLFYDPRGHHAGAINELCWGLEEQGVPCQTITYDGGGDAAALGALAARSSPLRVGIGLSASGEIALTHAQLPADAPLATGHVTDSDDHLRTLGANAGQLVKVLPLSERN, translated from the coding sequence ATGTCGCTTTCACCGCCAGGCGTACGCCTGTTTTACGATCCGCGCGGGCACCATGCCGGCGCCATCAATGAGCTGTGCTGGGGGCTGGAGGAGCAGGGGGTCCCCTGCCAGACCATAACCTATGACGGAGGCGGTGACGCCGCTGCGCTGGGCGCCCTGGCGGCCAGAAGCTCGCCCCTGCGGGTGGGTATCGGGCTCAGCGCGTCCGGCGAGATAGCCCTCACTCATGCCCAGCTGCCGGCGGACGCGCCGCTGGCTACCGGACACGTCACCGATAGCGACGATCATCTGCGTACGCTCGGCGCCAACGCCGGGCAGCTGGTTAAAGTCCTGCCGTTAAGTGAGAGAAACTGA
- a CDS encoding cob(I)yrinic acid a,c-diamide adenosyltransferase, whose protein sequence is MYRIYTRTGDKGTTALYGGSRIEKDHIRVEAYGTVDELISQLGVCYATTRDAGLRESLHHIQQTLFVLGAELASDARGLTRLSQTVGEEEITALERLIDRNMAESGPLKQFVIPGRNLASAQLHVARTQSRRLERLLTTMDRAHPLRDALKRYSNRLSDALFSMARIEETRPDACA, encoded by the coding sequence ATGTATCGTATCTATACCCGCACCGGGGATAAAGGCACCACCGCCCTGTACGGCGGCAGCCGCATCGAGAAAGACCATATTCGCGTCGAGGCCTACGGCACCGTCGATGAACTGATATCCCAACTGGGCGTCTGCTACGCCACGACCCGCGACGCCGGGCTCCGGGAAAGCCTGCACCATATTCAGCAGACGCTGTTCGTGCTGGGGGCTGAACTGGCCAGCGATGCGCGGGGCCTGACCCGCCTGAGCCAGACGGTCGGCGAAGAGGAGATCACCGCCCTGGAGCGGCTTATCGACCGCAATATGGCCGAGAGCGGCCCGTTAAAACAGTTCGTGATCCCGGGGAGGAATCTCGCCTCTGCCCAGCTGCACGTGGCGCGCACCCAGTCCCGTCGGCTCGAACGCCTGCTGACGACCATGGACCGCGCGCATCCGCTGCGCGACGCGCTCAAACGCTACAGCAATCGCCTGTCGGATGCCCTGTTCTCCATGGCGCGTATCGAGGAGACTAGGCCTGATGCTTGCGCTTGA
- the dhaR gene encoding dihydroxyacetone kinase operon transcriptional regulator DhaR produces the protein MTVQTQETGKVVSSVIAQSWHRCSKFMQRETWQTPHQAQGLTFDSICRRKTALLTIGQAALEDAWEFMDGRPCALFILDESACILSRCGEPQTLAQLAALGFRDGSYCAESIIGTCALSLAAMQGQPINTAGDRHFKQALQPWSFCSTPVFDNHGRLFGSISLCCLVEHQSSADLSLTLAIAREVGNSLLTDSLLAESNRHLNQMYGLLESMDDGVMAWNEQGVLQFLNVQAARLLHLDAQASQGKNIADLVTLPALLRRAIKHARGLNHVEVTFESQHQFVDAVITLKPIVEAQGNSFILLLHPVEQMRQLMTSQLGKVSHTFEQMSADDPETRRLIHFGRQAARGGFPVLLCGEEGVGKELLSQAIHNESERAGGPYIAVNCQLYADSVLGQDFMGSAPTDDENGRLSRLELANGGTLFLEKIEYLAPELQSALLQVIKQGVLTRLDARRLIPVDVKVIATTTVDLANLVEQNRFSRQLYYALHSFEIVIPPLRARRNSIPSLVHNRLKSLEKRFSSRLKVDDDALAQLVAYSWPGNDFELNSVIENIAISSDNGHIRLSNLPEYLFSERPGGDSASSLLPASLTFSAIEKEAIIHAARVTSGRVQEMSQLLNIGRTTLWRKMKQYDIDASQFKRKHQA, from the coding sequence ATGACTGTTCAGACTCAGGAAACCGGGAAGGTGGTCTCTTCCGTCATCGCCCAGTCATGGCACCGCTGCAGCAAGTTTATGCAGCGCGAAACCTGGCAAACGCCGCACCAGGCCCAGGGCCTGACCTTCGACTCCATCTGTCGGCGTAAAACCGCGCTGCTGACCATCGGCCAGGCGGCTCTGGAAGACGCCTGGGAGTTTATGGACGGCCGCCCCTGCGCGCTGTTTATTCTTGATGAGTCTGCCTGCATCCTGAGCCGTTGCGGCGAGCCGCAAACCCTGGCCCAGCTGGCTGCCCTGGGATTTCGCGACGGCAGCTATTGTGCGGAGAGCATTATCGGCACCTGCGCGCTGTCGCTGGCCGCGATGCAGGGCCAGCCGATCAACACCGCCGGCGATCGGCATTTTAAGCAGGCGCTACAGCCATGGAGTTTTTGCTCGACGCCGGTGTTTGATAACCACGGGCGGCTGTTCGGCTCTATCTCGCTTTGCTGTCTGGTCGAGCACCAGTCCAGCGCCGACCTCTCCCTGACGCTGGCCATCGCCCGCGAGGTGGGTAACTCCCTGCTTACCGACAGCCTGCTGGCGGAATCCAACCGTCACCTCAATCAGATGTACGGCCTGCTGGAGAGCATGGACGATGGGGTGATGGCGTGGAACGAACAGGGCGTGCTGCAGTTTCTCAATGTTCAGGCGGCGAGACTGCTGCATCTTGATGCTCAGGCCAGCCAGGGGAAAAATATCGCCGATCTGGTGACCCTCCCGGCGCTGCTGCGCCGCGCCATCAAACACGCCCGTGGCCTGAATCACGTCGAAGTCACCTTTGAAAGTCAGCATCAGTTTGTCGATGCGGTGATCACCTTAAAACCGATTGTCGAGGCGCAAGGCAACAGTTTTATTCTGCTGCTGCACCCGGTGGAGCAGATGCGGCAGCTGATGACCAGCCAGCTCGGTAAAGTGAGCCACACCTTTGAGCAGATGTCTGCCGACGATCCGGAAACCCGACGCCTGATCCACTTTGGCCGCCAGGCGGCGCGCGGTGGCTTCCCGGTGCTGCTGTGCGGCGAAGAGGGGGTTGGGAAAGAGCTGCTGAGCCAGGCTATCCACAATGAAAGCGAACGGGCGGGCGGCCCCTACATCGCCGTCAACTGCCAGCTATATGCCGACAGCGTGCTGGGCCAGGACTTTATGGGCAGCGCCCCTACCGACGATGAAAATGGTCGCCTGAGCCGCCTTGAGCTGGCCAACGGCGGCACCCTGTTTCTGGAAAAGATCGAGTATCTGGCGCCGGAGCTGCAGTCGGCCCTACTGCAGGTGATTAAGCAGGGCGTGCTCACCCGCCTCGACGCCCGGCGCCTGATCCCGGTGGATGTGAAGGTGATTGCCACCACCACCGTCGATCTGGCCAATCTGGTGGAACAGAACCGCTTTAGCCGCCAGCTGTACTATGCGCTGCACTCCTTTGAGATCGTCATCCCGCCGCTGCGCGCCCGACGCAACAGTATTCCGTCGCTGGTGCATAACCGGTTGAAGAGCCTGGAGAAGCGTTTCTCTTCGCGACTGAAAGTGGACGATGACGCGCTGGCGCAGCTGGTGGCCTACTCATGGCCGGGGAATGATTTTGAGCTCAACAGCGTCATTGAGAATATCGCCATCAGCAGCGACAACGGCCACATTCGCCTGAGTAATCTGCCGGAATATCTCTTTTCCGAGCGGCCGGGCGGGGATAGCGCGTCATCGCTGCTGCCGGCCAGCCTGACCTTTAGCGCCATCGAAAAGGAAGCTATTATTCACGCCGCCCGGGTGACCAGCGGGCGGGTGCAGGAGATGTCGCAGCTGCTCAATATCGGCCGCACCACCCTGTGGCGCAAAATGAAGCAGTACGATATTGACGCCAGCCAATTCAAGCGCAAGCATCAGGCCTAG
- a CDS encoding glycerol dehydrogenase, giving the protein MLKVIQSPAKYLQGPDAAMLFGEYAKNLADSFFVIADDFVMKLAGDKVLNGLHSHNISCHAERFNGECSHAEINRLIAILKQHGCRGVVGIGGGKTLDTAKAIGYYQKLPVVVIPTIASTDAPTSALSVIYTEAGEFEEYLIYPKNPDMVVMDTAIIAKAPVRLLVAGMGDALSTWFEAKACFDARATSMAGGQSTAAALSLARLCYDTLLAEGEKARLAAQAGVVTDALERIVEANTYLSGIGFESSGLAGAHAIHNGFTILEECHHLYHGEKVAFGTLAQLVLQNSPMDEIETVLGFCQRVGLPVTLAQMGVKEGIDEKIAAVAKATCAEGETIHNMPFAVTPESVHAAILTADLLGQQWLAR; this is encoded by the coding sequence ATGCTAAAAGTTATTCAATCTCCAGCCAAATATCTCCAGGGACCTGATGCCGCCATGCTGTTTGGCGAATACGCTAAAAACCTGGCCGACAGCTTTTTTGTTATCGCCGATGACTTCGTGATGAAGTTGGCGGGCGACAAAGTATTGAACGGCCTGCATAGCCACAATATTAGCTGCCATGCGGAACGGTTTAACGGCGAGTGCAGCCATGCGGAAATCAACCGCCTGATCGCCATTCTTAAGCAGCACGGCTGCCGCGGCGTGGTGGGTATCGGCGGCGGGAAAACCCTCGATACCGCGAAGGCGATCGGCTATTACCAGAAGCTGCCGGTGGTGGTGATCCCGACAATTGCCTCAACCGATGCGCCGACCAGCGCGCTGTCGGTTATCTACACCGAGGCGGGCGAGTTTGAAGAGTATCTGATCTACCCGAAAAACCCGGATATGGTGGTGATGGACACGGCGATTATCGCCAAAGCGCCGGTACGCTTGCTGGTGGCCGGGATGGGCGATGCGCTCTCCACCTGGTTTGAAGCCAAGGCCTGCTTCGATGCGCGAGCCACCAGCATGGCGGGCGGGCAGTCCACGGCGGCGGCCTTGAGCCTGGCGCGCCTGTGCTATGATACGCTGCTGGCGGAAGGCGAAAAAGCACGCCTGGCGGCTCAGGCTGGAGTGGTGACCGATGCGCTGGAGCGTATTGTCGAAGCCAACACCTATCTGAGCGGTATCGGTTTTGAGAGCAGCGGCCTGGCCGGCGCGCACGCGATTCACAACGGTTTCACCATCCTTGAAGAGTGCCACCATCTGTATCACGGTGAGAAAGTGGCCTTCGGTACCCTGGCGCAGCTGGTGCTACAGAACAGCCCGATGGACGAGATTGAAACGGTGCTGGGCTTCTGCCAGCGCGTCGGCCTGCCGGTGACGCTCGCGCAGATGGGCGTCAAAGAGGGGATCGACGAGAAAATCGCCGCGGTGGCGAAAGCCACCTGCGCGGAAGGGGAAACCATCCATAATATGCCGTTTGCGGTGACCCCGGAGAGCGTCCATGCCGCTATCCTCACCGCCGATCTGTTAGGCCAGCAGTGGCTGGCGCGTTAA